TCGGGCACTAGGATTTCTTAGTTAATTCTTTATATGTAGATAGGTTTAGGCTTTATGTTGAAACACTTTTAAATTTGTCTACGTTCTATATGAttgttattatatgtgtttttgttgaacctGTGCTCTTAGTTATCTAGGTTGTTTGTTGCTACTTTTCCTTATTCTTTTGTTGTCGAGTGTACTCTACAGACAGTTTTTAGGGGACTAGGTGTGTAGGTCACTTTTGTCGTTTTTTTGAGTAGACTAACTAGGATTAGTTTAGCTTAGCGGCCTAAAGTACTTTGCTCCGTAGGTTGTTTAGAAATAGTTTAATCCCCTTAGTTTTTAGTCAATACATATGTATAGGTATGGTTGTCCTGGCGGTTTACGTTCCTCCTGTTTGAGCTCCTTGCTGATGACTTTGTCTATTATGTTCCTAcattttatgttgttatttgCGTACTATGGTTGTTAGAGTTTATGTACTGTGCTAAGGTATTGTTAGGCCGTACGATTGATACTCTTCCCTACTCTTAAGGTAGCCACACCCAACGGACCAGCTAATAGGTATATCGTCTTATCATGTTTTCAACAGACaggtataaacactttaccCTTTTACGGCTTTTATATCTTATTGGCcagaggtccttatggaagtaGTCtttctacctttgggtagaggtaagactatCTACAACCCACCTCCCTCATACCCCGCTCAGGGAttgggtacagttgttgtttatgcttataaaatataagtggCTTTTGGCTTTTTTGCTTTAAGTTTATAAGCTCTTATGTAGTGTTTTGATTAGcttttggtttttgaaaagaaaaagaaaaaaaaatagaaagaaaggtTAAAAAGCTTTGATTTCTAGCTTATCAAAAAATGgcttataaaaactaaaaaacataagTTCAAAAGCCCACACAAACATTTAAAAtggattttttttccttcaaaataAGCAAAAAAGCTAAAAACTCCCTTTaaaaagctaggccaaacaccccctaaattGACTATCGAATCGTTTTATCGCTACTTTCAAAATAGTGTATTGTTGTACCAAACCTAAAACTAATTAAGACATAGTTGGgggtaagtttttttttttttttttgacaaaatttgtcttttttcaataataattataattataacaataaaaattacataatcCTTGCCAAAAGAGGGTATGAAAGAGATAATATGTAGATAGTCTTGTTTTTACCTAAAGATATAGTGTATGCTTATGGcatctaatttaatttaatagtgaATAATATGACACTATTGTTAATATAATGTACACTTAGCATAAAATTTAGGAACGAACgtatttttaatatgaaaggtaaaaactttttatgcacattaaatgCAGTCCTAAAGATTGtgtttaacattttatttaattttattatggatAGTTAATTGTAAATAACTAATACCGGTAATAGTATCATTATATGAGTATTTTGAATTTCATATAGTCTATTGATTTTATAGAATATTGTTAAGTGTTTTTAATAATTGAAATTGAGATAAcataatttaaacaaaataagatGTAATATAATGATTTgttactaaaaatataaaaagtttgactaaatatatacatatatggcatCTATAAATATAATTGGCACGTTCAGCTTAATTTATTCTAACATACACTAGATTAAAATGACAAAATCGTATATATTAAGTTACAATCTTGATGAATGTATTGTTCGAAAGTATAAGTTCATATGTAATCAATTAAAACACTTTAATGCTTTTAACTTCTATATCTATCGAAACTAAAATATACTCagttaacaaattaataaaaggAAATCATTACGTATTTCTAAAACTTCAAGCATTGTTTTAAGTAATCGTATATAATGTCCAAAATCGAAATTATTACAACCAATCAATTATTGAGTAGAGGTTTGAAAACATCCATACATATATCTATCATTGTTCCATCGGTCCATCCGCCCACATTATATGTTCatctttcttttctaaattcTAAACTAGTTTTCCAACTTCCAAGTATCATTCTTTCCATATTACAAAGATTATGTGTCAAAATGTCGCATTATTTCTATATTTCCTACTAATCCATAAATGTGCGCACTAGACTACTAGGGTGCAACAAACGGTTCAAATTGACGAACACACATACAAATCAAATTGGGAGTTGAGGCATAGCCAAAGACCCAAAAGAGACTTGACTTGATATATCATATAAACACACATGAAATATatacaaatcaaaataatactaacatataaacatgatataactatataagcaTACACATATCTATGGTATATACAAAACATTCATAGTATATAGAGAGATGACAACCATTGATCCGATTTAAAAATTTCCTGGTTATGGTTGCTATTTTTGACAAGCCAACCTGATTTAGGAAGGTTTGATTAATGGGGTCTATTTGGTAACAATAGGACAAGTGTAGGGTCTTAGtctcaatattatattttttttctcacaaAAGACATGCAAACAAGCActcaaaagagaaaaaaataaataaataataaattgattTTCCAATTGGGGCTTCTGTATTAAACGTGTAACTAACAGTCAGACGCTTCTCACTAGTCTCTCTCTGTTTTGTTTTTGACTTCTTTTTTACAACTCAAAGTCTCAAACACATAGGTGCTgattattttcttgatttgttCATATGAAATACTAACACTTGATTTGGGGTTTGATTGAAATCATGAATACTTTGATTACTGGGTCTTTTTCTAATAAGATTTCTTGTTATTCACCACCATTATCAGATTCGTCTAATTCAACTATATCGACAGGTAACGTCACCTACTAttctttatttgatttttatcaaatttattGGGTTTTAAATAATTTATCATCAAGACTAAAAAAGCCGGAAGCTTTTTGTGGGGTTTTAGTGTATGTTTACATTTATGATAAAatttcaagattttttttttgtggggTTTGGTTGATTTTTGCAAATTTCCACATGAActacaatgtttttttttttttttgcgcaTATTTGGTGATTTACTTCATGCCTTTCCATTTGCCTATACAAGATCTTTCTGTTAGTATTATTTAAGTctgtttaatttattttcccTGAATTCCCCCCCTTGCTTTGTGTGTATATCTTATATTATCAGATTGGACACATGTAAAAAATAGCATCATACAACTTAGAGATGTATTTGCGTTATATCGTAAATTAGCAGAGCATTTTATTGCTCATGTATACATTAGttgttttcacttttggtcaagCTGTCGTTCGTAACGATTCAATAAGTTTCTTTAAGCTACCAATAGTGTATTTGAATTAATGCATGTCTGTTCAGGCTGTGATTTCGTGACGTGTTGCCAGTCTCATGATTCATGGTGACTAGACGAAAGTTCTTAGTAATGTGATGATTTTTTTGACCGATATATGGTCACAATGCTGATCTTAGCTAGTTAGTTTCTGCTGTACAATAATGTTCAATTGTTCAGAAGATCTCAATGCAATAATCTATATGTTCAAACAGCATACACTACAACGTATTATGAGACAATGTATGCATAGGCCACCAAAGCATTCAAATTGTTGTACTAATGCGACCCTAGTATCTAAACAACAGTACACCCAATGATGAGTTGAGTTTCGTTTATGTCAATTTTAGACAAAATTTGTGGGGTGATGTCAATGCTCTGAAGAAGAGACATAAGTACCAATACCAAATGTTATAATTGCAGGAACATGCAAATATCATAAATTAGGCATACTTTGCAGGTTAATGAAGATGAATACCCAAGTtagatacattttttttttttggcattttACAATTTACCAGCAAACTTTTAGTCGAAATTGGCATAAAGGAAATGAAATTTACACTTCAGTGGCCTGAAATACTTATCAAATTTTATTATCATGAGGTTGGACTTTGATAACTATTGATTCATAAAGTATACTTAATTGATGGACACTCATCTAATTGTGCTTAAATTTCTTACTTTTTAGGCTGTTATCATATATCATTAAGAGTATCAAAGCATAACCGAGTCATCCAATCTCAGTCGAGTCTTGTGAGACACAATATTGTCAAATTTAATGAAAGTTATCTACCTTCTTGGAGACGAGATACTAAGCATGTTGCATCTGCGGTTTCTGAACAACCCATTGAACCTGATGCTACAAGCCCTCAAAATCCATTAGCGAGTGCTTTAGATGCTTTTTACAGGTTTTCAAGACCTCATACAGTTATAGGAACTGTAAGATTTTAACCCTTTAGTTTATTTGTAACTATCAAGTTCATTATCTATGTTATATTACTAGTTACAGTTATTTATTTGCCGATTTTTCCTTTTGCAACAACTGGTGATAGAGATTCGGGGCCATAAGATTAGTATGATGTGCCCCTGTGGGTTTTATAGATATTTAAGAGACAGTTGAGCAATATGAAATAACCATTTGGCTATTTGCCCAGTTAATGTTATGAGTTTCTTGGTAAAATGGGAGTATGTTTTGCCCGTTGCTTTTCTTTTCAATGTTAAACACTGGATGATTAATGTTCCATCTTTTTGTGCAGGCATTGAGCATAGTTTCAGTTTCACTCCTTGCAGTTCAAAAGCTTTCAGATTTTTCTCCGTTATTCTTCATTGGCGTTTTGGAGGTTCTTGAACtctttatatgtatttataattgAATATAAAACCTTTCCAAGTTTCCAGTGATCATACTAGGTTTCTTTTACAGGCTATTGTTGCTGCCTtctttatgaatatatatattgttggctTGAACCAGCTATCTGATATAGAAATAGACAAGGTACTTTTTTACACCGATGATAATCTCGGAATGTTAAATGGCCCATGGGGAATGctcaatattttatatatcttttttttttttttttttgtaattctcAGGTTAACAAACCGTATCTTCCATTGGCATCTGGAGAATACTCAGTTAAAACTGGCATTATCATTGTATCCTTATTTGCAGTCATGGTAAGTGAACTTTAAAGTGAGCTTTTCACTGTTATTTTTATTCCATTTTGTCAATTTGTCGAGAACAAGAATGGCCATTCTAGTCTTAGACTCTTAGGAATCGTAGTTTTGCTTCAACCTTTTGAAGTATGTAGTTTGATTAgctttcatttttcttattccCATTTCTTCAAATTGTTTTTGGAAACATCTTTAActtataatatcttttaatGTTCTACTTCACAGAGTTTCTGGCTTGGATGGATTGTTGGTTCATGGCCTTTATTTTGGGCACTTTTCATAAGCTTCCTTCTCGGGACGGCATACTCAATTAATGTGAGTTTCTCGGGTAGAACTTCCTTTTCATCTGAAATCACACAGATGTTTTGAGTTTTCTgcacttttaaaatttatgattGTTGTAATTCTCTTTATAGAAACTACTTGTGTCACGTAAAATGACTAAAGTGTAACTATAGATGTAAGAAAAGTTGTATCTTGTGGGACGAGTGGACTAAAGACCCTCTCCTAATTATGtaacaataacttttttttcgTTGTTGGTTGAAACCTTTTCAACCAGTTtccttattttaaatatttgatgcttcaaaaaaaactttttaaaataaaaccctCCTAAAGTGaataatatttgtttaatatGGAATAAAAGATGCCATTATATAAAGTCCCTATAAATTTACCACTTTCTGTTTCGTTGTCTGATTTAATGATATCATTGACTGCTTAGGACTTTACGATGGGGTCATacataacacaaaaaaatagtttttcaaATGTACTTTCTCATCCTCACAGTCCTTAAAACTGGAAAAAAAGAAGTTGTATCTTTATATGGATTATAATGGGCAAACTTTATTTCTCTATAACGAGGAAGCTTtatgatgattcaaagaaaattTGGACATTGTTATACACTTATGCCAGTTATTATCATTGCTTCCTAAGACATGTATGGATTTTAGATACCGATGTTGAGATGGAAGCGATTTGCTCTCGTGGCAGCAATGTGTATTCTAGCTGTACGAGCTATAATAGTTCAAATTGCATTTTACTTGCACATTCAGGTACCTTTTTTCTCTTTGCAGCTTTCTGAAATGTGCATTCATTTCCATTTTGTCATATCCCATGGTAATAGCACCATTTCATTGCCTAGTGACCAGCAAGCCGTTTTCCTATATCTATTTACTTATCCATTGTGATTACTGATTAGGGGAAGCATGATGGGCAGGTTGCATGACGGTTCATGCTTAAGTATGTGTTGCAAATGATTAGCTTACTAGCACTTTTGTTTATCTTCATTTAAAGTTTATTGTAGAAATTTGTGTTGTTTATTATTAGAAATTCAACATAATAATCTAAATCTTTGAGCAAGATAAAAAACGGAAGTAAAAGTACACATCAGATGACTTTCAACCTCTTCTGCCTTTAATTTCACCAATATACTTAGTAGCTACCAATTTTAAGTAACCCAAATGAAGCTATTCAGAGTAAATATGTCAAATTGCAACCTCTGAATTCTCATTAGGTTCAAAGGACAGTGGTATAAATCTTTATGCACTTCATTTCCTATTGTTGTTGGATATGTAGGATATATTGACTAAATTGAACACTTCCATTTGACATGCCCTATCAAATTTTGCAATCTTGTTTTTCATGTAATCTTATAAACCAATCTCCCTAACAGTAGGAGATAATGAGATATGATAATCACGATGTGTTTACATTCACTTGATTACTAAACCTATCTAGTTTTTAGACTTTCGTGTATGGAAGACTCGCTGTGTTCCCTAAGCCTGTAATATTTGCAACCGGATTCATGAGTTTCTTCTCTGTTGTTATAGCATTGTTCAAGGTAAACTCCTTTATCCACTTATTTCTACTTAATAGGCAATTTCACTGTTGTCAGATCCTTATATTTCTTTCGAATGTTGGAAGTTAGAGCATTTATTAATGTATACTTGGTTGTTCCATGGTACTGTGATACTGATAGGACATACCCGATATTGTTGGAGATAAGATTTTTGGCATTCAATCATTTACGGTCCGTATGGGTCAAAAACGGGTTAGTCTTTACAGTCTTTTCCTACCAAATACACTTTAATAATACGAGTTTTTTGCAATATTTAACAATGCACCCAGTTAATTGAAACTTTTTGTAGGTGTTTTGGATTTGTATCTTATTACTTGAAGTGGCTTATGGTGTTGCCATCCTAGTTGGGGCGTCATCTCCCTTCCTTTGGAGCCGATACATAACGGTAATGGATTTCCTCTTAGAAATTTTGTTTTACTTCTGAGCTCAAATGTATAGGTTCTGAAATATGAAATTGATATAGATATGGTACCAATCTGCACCCGTTTTTATAGCTATATGCAGTATCCGTTTTGGAGTTCTACTCAAGTTATTCAACTGCTCTCAAACCCATATAGTCTTGAAGATGAAATTGGTGTATGTTGTTAGCTTGACTTATTAAGAGTCAGTGGGTGGGTGTCAAAGTTGTAGGAAACTATGTGCATATTCCTGGTTTTTAAAGTCAATATGAATTTGGTTACCAATCAgccaacattttcttttttgtaaaattCGACTCCTTTAGAGCTCGGCTCGTGTGGATTCTTATAACCTCGCTAGACTTGAGTTCAGATCGTTTAATAAATTACTTTAtcttttagttatttaattttgtatacAATCGTCTTTAGataagttatttataaataatatgtagaaatattagattttgaattgcTTCACTCATTAATATATGTAAcgcataattatatattatattattttatatacatgtattttaAATAATCTTTTAAGCTCAGCTTAAATTGAGATTTCAATGAGTCGAGCTCGAGTAGCTCGCAAGTAGCTTGGCCTGTTTATTTGTAGCGAGCTTATTTGTAACAGATTTTATGAATATCGGTTGCTCAAAAAATGCCTGTGTCTTGAAGTAACAAAGTGGTCTAGGATCGGCTTAAAGATGAACACTGGTagacatatttataaatatgtttatattttgattGATGTAGGTATTGGGTCATGCGATTCTTGGTCTAATTCTGTGGGGTCGTGCCAAATCGGTTGATCTGGAGAGCAAATCAGCGATAACCTCATTTTACATGTTCATATGGCAGGTAACATGTTAACATATTTTGGATATATGCTTTGTCTCTCAAACACAACTATCATTAGTTTTCTAGACATTGAATTCTATACTTAAACTTCCATTATTCATTGGTGTAACAAAA
The sequence above is drawn from the Erigeron canadensis isolate Cc75 chromosome 4, C_canadensis_v1, whole genome shotgun sequence genome and encodes:
- the LOC122595497 gene encoding homogentisate phytyltransferase 1, chloroplastic, which produces MNTLITGSFSNKISCYSPPLSDSSNSTISTGCYHISLRVSKHNRVIQSQSSLVRHNIVKFNESYLPSWRRDTKHVASAVSEQPIEPDATSPQNPLASALDAFYRFSRPHTVIGTALSIVSVSLLAVQKLSDFSPLFFIGVLEAIVAAFFMNIYIVGLNQLSDIEIDKVNKPYLPLASGEYSVKTGIIIVSLFAVMSFWLGWIVGSWPLFWALFISFLLGTAYSINIPMLRWKRFALVAAMCILAVRAIIVQIAFYLHIQTFVYGRLAVFPKPVIFATGFMSFFSVVIALFKDIPDIVGDKIFGIQSFTVRMGQKRVFWICILLLEVAYGVAILVGASSPFLWSRYITVLGHAILGLILWGRAKSVDLESKSAITSFYMFIWQLFYAEYLLIPLVR